In Vigna angularis cultivar LongXiaoDou No.4 chromosome 8, ASM1680809v1, whole genome shotgun sequence, the DNA window aagtggacgaacgtccacttctgctggacgaacgtcctcctgcatggacgagcgtcctcttgcatggacgagcgtcctctcgtttcttctgcatggacgagcgtccctcgtgtctggctggacgagcgtcctatcctctggacgagcgttctggacgaacgtcctctgcctggctggacgagcgtccacttctgcctggctggacgagcgtctgcttcttggacgagcgcccgcctggctggacgagcgtcctctctcgtctggacgagcgtccgctcgtgcttccactctggacgagcgtccgctcttctgccttctggacgagcgtccgctctcctgggacgagcgttcttgcactgctgatggcatttcttcgtgctaatttcttggtccagttctatagtttgttggagagtcttccaagctcatttttagctacaaaataagggattattgatgaaagtacatcaaagtagccaaaatcacaaatatatagaaaacaagacaaaacaagaggattaagcaagttataagtaagaaaggagttgattttgccactaaaatgatgcttaaaatatggtataatttagcattatcactccTTCACACCATGGCGgtaatggaagctttcaaaccaaaaaaaactgggaagaaaaaagaatggaagtgcgggaggtggggaggtgaaacgaaaataGGGGAAAGGGAAAGAGAGTTCTGTGGGTGGGTgctagaaaagtaaaataagggtttcaaattatttaaaatagggtaaaaataaatatctttttaacttaaagatataattgtatttaaaatagtgtGAGGAGGTGGAAGAAGTATAGGAtgatggtggagggagcaataCCCTCAGCAAATGTGCTAGGACTTGCCGATGCCCGTGGCATTAGATCTAgctatatatagttttttttttttttttactttttatggGCAGTAAAgatggaataaataaaaaagtatttaggATACTTCAATCTTTTTacaaagaatatatataaatgggACGATAACCTAAATTACTAAAACCTAATTCAATACTTCATAAAATCCCTCTTACAGAAAGTTATCTTGTTTGATACACCTTTTATCGTTTTATCACTGTCatcattgattttattgttGATCTTTCTTAGTCTTGTTCATTTAATCCTTTTGTGCTTGTCGTTATAATTTCTGGTACCAATTTCTTCATCTCTCATTCCTACATGCCTGCACACATCTAACAAAATGTAACAAGGTAATAGACCTCTCTACCCTCACAATGTATATTATGGGTAACATTGGTTAGGAATGTTTTAACTATTTGCGAATGAGGCATGATATTCTCGCTAGACGATTTGACATAACTCTACTTGATGACTTAGTCTTATTGGCTAGACAAATTGGGCCAACTAATTGGATCTTCAGAATATATTTGAATGAATCAACTGACAATCCTTTataagtttttcaattttatgagATTTTCACTTGTTTACATAATATTCCAcaaataaaatccaattatttatattttcaaaattatttcataaactcttagttattttaaaaaataataatacaaatatcaataaaagataaaaataaacatcatAAAAATCATGATAATGATAATTATGATAGCTAACTTTAGTAACTAATGTAAGAAATTAATTTAGACTCTATTTcacaaatcaattataatttttttgttaataattgtactatatgaaatataccgatTAGAGTTAATGGTCATTATGGGCAGTTAGCAGGTATATTAGTAGGTATTAAAGGATCAAATTTCCTTACGCTTTACAAATATACggtattaataattgattattggctttgattgcctaaaaatatattgtgttAATGATTAATCAATGTGTTTGGCTGCCACAAaccttataaatatataattgatgtttaggtaaattaacattgatgacttgagcgtcagagtgtcttctgcaggtcaacaacccaTCAGAGTGGATTGTGTTCTCGGAGAGGATTGGACGATCGAAAGAGAGTAAAGCAAGGAAGGATGACCGACCCAtggaccaattcaaccgaaacatttggcgcccaccatGGGGCCGAGCGACATCCCCATGAAACCACGATGAACTAGATGTGCGCTCGGTCTCGACATTGCTACTTCATATCGATACTAGCTTTAGCATCAAGAGCAAAAAATTCCATAACAATTTCTAAAGGAAGGTTCAGTCCCTTGCAACTTGGTCAGttgtgttagcaaaatgatgaagatgaagttttagtGATGctcaaatcaagtcaagagaaatcaagattctaGAAGatcttttgaagacttgtattgagatgaaaacttttataataattgtaattttgtgtCTAGGACTTAGGTTCTTAGTGGTTTTGATTCCTTGTATCTTAGAATCATAGTTCAGAGTCAAAAACACATTGAATTAATCGATTAGATCTAGaattaatcaattaatcatAGTAAAAATGGAACTACTCAAATTGTCTCTAGAATAATAGATTAAACTAccatttaatcgattagctaatcgattaacaagtaGATttatcgattagttaatcgattaacaagtaGATttatcgattaactaatcgattaacaagtaGATttatcgattagctaatcgattaaatttgACCGTTAGAGTTTTGTAGTCGTTGAACTAAACGTTACACtcaatttaatcgattagttaatcaattaaaagCGTTACAGAGGCAGAAAACGAAAAATTGAAGAGTCTTTGCTtgagtttataaataaactCCCATTTTCCTTCCACAACAATTCTTCCCTTGTACTCTAGGACTTAGAAACctttgagacttgtgtgttcttgttcgacTTGAGAAACTCTCAtttgtggagctggtgaagtgctccTACAGTAACAGAGGAATAGCCAATTCATACTTGGTGCATCCAAggaggtgtttggaagaggaaatCATCGTTCGTGAAGTATTCCGAGGaagtggtcatcctttgtgaagattcaaaggaggtgatCATCCTTCATGAAgtattcagaggaggtgtttgTCCCTTAGTGTATTTAAGGGAAGTGAGTCTCATCTCTTGTCGCTTCAAGAGAGGAGTTTTCTAAACTATTACAAATTGTATTTGTGTGATTGAAGTTTGTAATTGTGTTGTGAttagtgaactgtttatcttgttttgatatAGGCGACTggacatatgattcgtaagattcgaaccaagataaaatcatttgtgcaaatttctctcaaccttactctctttatttttttaatattatttgcttagtaagtttaattgagtagaaattcaAAAGGCacacatttttattaaagacAAATTCAACCctctcttggtttgttatcccatgCTAACCATTATGTTGCAGCCGCTTTGACAAGTTGGACCACCAACGTTTGACCTTGTCATGTTCTAatgacttttcattataaaaataaaatattaaatattttatttgacaaatatttttgtgagtaaaaatatcctgcacatgAAGGTTCAATCCCTTATCCCCTAGTCATTTGGACCATCAAAGTTCAACCTTGTCAAGTTCTAATGGcttatcattattaaaataaaatattaaatattgtatttaacacatatttttgtgagtaaaaatatcccgCAAAGGAAGGTTCAATCCCTTACGACTTGTCAGTTGGACCACCAAAGTTCAACCTTATCAACTTCTAATGgcttcttaatataaaaataaaatattgaatattttatttaacggatatgtgagtaaaaatatcatgCACAAGAAGGTTCAATCCCTTACTGCTTGGTCACTTGGACTACCTAGGTTTAACCTTGTCAGgtttcactagtaaaaaattgggtttttacagcgcacattatgccacggttcaacggaaaccgcagcataatggtgcgcggtggcagttttgtaaataaatcgaacacatatgccgcggttctgctctgaaccgcggcatatacccctgccaatttattgcaggggttgactgggtcagagaatttcaaaagttataagggtatatgtcgcggttgtCCAGAGAACCGCTGCATATACCGCAGTAACTTCTCAACTTCTctgccagtcagagaatttcagaagttaaaggggtatatgccgcggtttcgcagagcaaccgcggcatatacccctgtcaTCTACTGAAATTCCCCAAAAGGCAGTTGGGGAGACAGTTGTGTTCAGCACGTTACAgaggtatatgccgcggttctacgaGCAACCGCGACATATTCTCCTatctgaaattaatttaatatgtatttgaaatatttcgaggtatataccgcggttgcccgctgaaccgcggcatatagtttgaaaataatttcaaaaatgccatttaggattatttttttaatcagtatatgccgcggttgggcgtgaaaccgcgacatatacccatattataccgcggttaagtagtgaaccgcggtagattcccccgttcagagttaaaaattaaaacttggaACAGTGTCGTCTTCTTCGCGTGCCCGTCTCTGTTTCGCGTTTTTCTTCTCCCTCCGACTCCGTTCATCTCCGATTCCTCATTTTTCACCGTTTAAACTTGATATTATTCGGTCATTATTCATTTTTGACGAGAAAaaacagttttagccgatcaaaatcgtttgaaacgcGTCATTCCCTCTCCGCTGCGATTTCGTTTTTTTCGCACCAAGCGTTTTCGCCGTTcctcttccaggtatttatgcccttttgcattcttaacatgatttcttcattagtttttgcataatgctatagttttggtaatgtatgaagtttctatagttttggtaatgtatggtatagtttttgctttaattttggtaatgcatgaaattgctatagttttggtaatgtatggtatggtttttgctatagttttggtaatgtgtgttgtagttcttgtattatttatacaccttaaaatattattcactaagtttcaatgatatgtatgaaattgcaagtttgatttttagtagcttatctttttatgtaatatttaggaatatggatcgaaattggattaatttaccacgtattagtgctgagtacgagagaggtgtagaggaatttatacaatttgcgcaacgtaatgaggggagaagtgatgatgaagtgaagtttagatgtccttgtgtgaattgtttgaatgggagaaagttgaacgcagctcaaattagagaacatcttatatgtgatgttaatttatatgatattacataagtcttgaaataaattttaatgttgttatttattttgacagatatatggctgatcatccacattcttcaggggatgaggctcccccaaccagatccactagaggacccactaggatgaaacaactattgataaggaaaaatagtggtgaaagaactccggtgaatgtgaatgtAACCACGGGTGTGGCAACTGGCCCTCATGCAGATGACTTCtgatcataccttggagtagtggcacgtgataagattagcattctcattccatcttttgatcatgtgtccgagggtgatcggaacattatttggcaagatatattggtaagttagttaatagcatttgatcataccagatgcctcggttcctctgtccacggaagagattttcactgtggaacaagcatataagtcgtttatcacttggcctaaatttttggttaaaccagtttctgacccctcggtatgaaattcttctttacacttctcaattttaaaggtttttgatgtcaaaacttatcttatcctttcatgtaacaacagacgcaggcacaacagaagattcctctatcataggatgaccctctttcttcattgcatctacttgctgacatccttgatgataatcctttggaggttgagtatgatgctaatgtatttggggcaggctctgaggtcccaatataccttaatagccaagatgtccgtgagcttgcgtcgggaacacaagagttgaatatttcaattattcaactatggacgatgtaagtttatgaccaattatttatatataaaaatgatttatatatcaagtatccttatatcaaagttaatttttgatttcaggtatatgtctaGGGTCAGTAAtaagttggggcgttctgatgattatggattcattgatccccaatcaattcatgaatcaaatgattttgagcaTATCAACATGAGTCTGATAAGGAGTTTTggaaggggcaagaaaatatacttttttgcCTTAtacatcgtccatagttgaataattgaaatattcaactcttgtgttcccgacgcaagctcacggacatcttggctattaaggtatattgggacctcagagccatgcccaaatacattagcatcatactcaacctccaaaggcttatcatcaaggatgtcagcaagtagatgcaatgaagaaagagggtcatcctcagatagaggaatcttctgttgtgcctgcgtctgttgttacatgaaaagataagataagttttgacatcaaaaacctttaaaattgagaagtgtaaagaagaatttcataccgaggggtcagaaactggtttaaccaaaaatttaggccaagtgataaacgacttatatgcttgttccacagtgaaaatctcttccgtggacagtggaaccgaggcatctggcatgatcatttcatccactgagaccttcacctcatcctctaatagttgcataccatgacatacagtcgctgacctaaactctgttccacgagctaccagcactatctcatcttcttctaaaatgtatagcagacatggactaccatcgtccatgtcatcctctgggatggctgatgcggaacaacttcctttgtcgcttctccctgtcagagtaaatgttagattatacaagagatagaaataattgcacataaatgtttattaagtttacctgtgggagggggagggaCCACATGTTCCTCTATAGGAGACTGCATCGGGCGCATGCTCTGAAACTGCTCCTGGTAGAGCATCtggaattcagccctcacctcGGCCCTGATCTCCCGCATAAGGTCTTGTcggaccttttttgtgatctcttctgtcatcctttgtgtatcgctgtatgaatatgaaggctgacgagaagagctcccaaaataatcCGTAATTCCTACTCCAGGACCTGGAGCACGTacacgtccagggtgctcaggtcgtccaattgcagcagcaagaatatcctggcgaccctctggagtgaattggccttgggagctctgctcaaccaaggcgtcctctaacattacaaaacatcattattctttaaatagtttaatgtagtatgtataatgacaatatttattattttaggaacagtgataacttacaattctttcagaaatctctcgtgcagtgtcggaagagtaggtgcccgatggtcgcatacgggccaacttccatttctcatgtctagacggtggagaaggaggctgaggagggctaccactctgagatggtggtatagcatctgccttttgcttgaggattttctcctcaagcttcctatacccaccacgagataataggtgggggtttttgttcttagcacttgttccttgtgctttgcttctaattgcctgtcacatacacattaattaatcagttcatatgatatatatttgttaatgaggaattgaataatatgaactacactAACCTGCCATTCCTCTAACATCCGACTCTCTTTGAAAAGccgccaagtctcctcatcaatggacttatatgaactacatggacttttatgtttaaggtgtccaaagatgtaccttgatgtcaacttgctttcaaagtttctgaaattttctgcaacagttgacaaacacttatttctaagtgttgggacatttggaatgtcaaatgtcatctgaaaaaaacataataaagttgtattagtacaaaattatcaatataaacaaattttaattcaaatgctattaactaacttaccaaAATATCTTGCCAAATAATGTTCCGATCACCCTcggacacatgatcaaaagatggaatgagaatgctaatCCTATCACGTGCcactactccaaggtatgatcggaagtcatctgcatgggggccagttgccacacccgtggtgacattcacattcaccggagttctttcaccactatttttcctcattaatagttgtttcatcctagtgggtcctctagtggatctggttgggggagcctcatcccctgaagaatgtggatgatcagccatatatctgtcaaaataaataacaacattaaattttctttcaagacttatgtaatatcatataaattaacaaaacatgtaatagtacagaaattgaaaattcatacataaagatatggattcatcatatgtatattccctcatcatg includes these proteins:
- the LOC128193756 gene encoding uncharacterized protein LOC128193756; the protein is MQLLEDEVKVSVDEMIMPDASVPLSTEEIFTVEQAYKSFITWPKFLVKPVSDPSTQAQQKIPLSEDDPLSSLHLLADILDDKPLEVEYDANVFGHGSEVPIYLNSQDVRELASGTQELNISIIQLWTMYKAKKYIFLPLPKLLIRLMLICSKSFDS